A window from Mya arenaria isolate MELC-2E11 chromosome 9, ASM2691426v1 encodes these proteins:
- the LOC128203666 gene encoding lim and transglutaminase domain protein ltd-1-like isoform X1 codes for MGGGASKPPPSATTTNDPYSVVDKPTTEQKPSDKVNTTENRTKPTNANASSNNVQSGSSSNRPKSNQPKSRTKLKDGDEPQAWELLTYLPTYGKEFEFSHTHYLYSNDVARLEDFAPPHTAPTRKHEIFDPDQYQHVDERTDAVKDSALEKPLSELIRLLCGDYDDDISKVRALYRWFTSQPVETTAYKKGSKPNTAMYQLWHLKNKRNTYAGLFSLLCWYADLPCAIIRGYLKGSTYEVGQKINKNTHQGEWNAVLVDGNWRFINAFWGACVLSGDEDEDSKNYFYTCDENFFLTDPQQLIYTHFPEEPNWQLIDTKKTIEEFETMVFLKDRFFNLEMRVLSHPYCNTEAKDGEIDIVFGLHPEKSSNHTFLCIPTFFVDKDKHRTKPVELPQKNVQLDFIHRSNENVLSVKVRFPKIGTYKLEIVGKDLAVNQPDYDYDWVAIYKVTVNSIPERQVFFPILEEAGWGPGKIIAELGLEAITHKTGVIKMQPGQLDVKFKIIDHAKFKEANVTYKVSPIGSEDEARLENHPFQQTGDILEASFNVTEGEFKMKISHNLGGGNERNICNYHIISAVPPVVVQQVGSEKAPEPEHDELGELRDKLSSAIDSQNLEDLERAVDLVESKGYATKLHNELREAKDLIARLKRLQKLIHEVMTLNQRTISEIRSYAHPIAEIHTVMRATLLLLGNPEEETKDWKNVQAVIGKTGKMSLKRRIQELDVNKLKAETVMRTKALLRDIKLEDIVIISAGAATFYNWSNGMAEEYEQRKRE; via the exons GACGAGCCGCAGGCCTGGGAGCTGCTCACCTATCTGCCGACGTACGGGAAGGAGTTCGAGTTCTCCCACACCCACTATCTGTATTCGAACGACGTCGCGCGACTCGAGGACTTTGCGCCGCCTCACACAGCACCCACGAGAAAACATGAGATCTTCGACCCTGACCAGTACCAGCACGTAGACGAACGCACGGACGCG GTGAAGGACTCTGCCCTGGAGAAACCATTGTCCGAGCTCATCCGACTGCTGTGTGGGGACTATGACGACGACATCTCCAAG GTTCGCGCCCTGTATCGATGGTTTACGTCCCAGCCAGTAGAGACAACGGCCTACAAGAAGGGTAGCAAGCCGAACACCGCCATGTACCAACTCTGGCACCTCAAAAACAAGCGAAACACATACGCTGGCCTCTTCAGTCTCCTTTGCTG GTACGCTGACTTACCGTGCGCTATCATACGGGGCTATCTGAAGGGGTCCACGTACGAGGTTGGTCAGAAGATTAACAAGAACACGCACCAAGGGGAATGGAACGCTGTACTGGTGGATGGAAACTGGCGTTTCATCAACGCTTTCTGGGGCGCATGCGTGCTGTCGGGTGATGAGGACGAAGACTCGAAAA ACTACTTCTACACATGTGACGAGAACTTCTTCCTGACGGACCCCCAGCAGCTCATCTACACACACTTCCCCGAGGAGCCTAACTGGCAGCTCATCGACACGAAAAAAACGATAGAGGAGTTCGAAACCATG GTATTCTTAAAAGACCGGTTTTTTAACCTGGAGATGAGGGTCCTGTCTCATCCATACTGCAACACGGAGGCCAAGGACGGCGAAATAGATATCGTGTTTGGTCTTCACCCAGAGAAATCCAGCAACCACACATTTCTGTGTATCCCAACTTTCTTCGTCGACAAAGACAAACACAGAACCAAACCTGTTGAACTTCCGCAGAAAAACGTCCAGTTGGACTTTATCCACAGATCGAATGAAAATGTTCTGTCAGTGAAAGTGCGGTTTCCAAAAATCGGCACATACAAACTTGAGATAGTCGGAAAGGACTTGGCAGTGAATCAGCCGGACTATGACTATGACTGGGTCGCTATCTACAAGGTGACAGTCAACAGTATTCCGGAGCGGCAGGTGTTTTTCCCTATCCTGGAGGAAGCTGGCTGGGGACCGGGCAAAATCATAGCGGAACTTGGGTTGGAGGCCATCACACACAAAACAGGGGTTATTAAAATGCAGCCAGGCCAGCTGGatgtcaaatttaaaatcattgaccACGCAAAATTCAAGGAAGCTAATGTCACATACAAG GTGTCGCCAATCGGAAGTGAGGACGAGGCCCGCCTTGAGAATCACCCCTTCCAGCAGACTGGAGACATCCTTGAAGCCTCATTCAATGTCACAGAAGGCGAATTCAAAATGAAGATATCACACAACCTTGGAGGAG GTAACGAGCGGAATATCTGTAACTACCACATTATAAGCGCTGTACCACCGGTCGTCGTACAGCAGGTCGGAAGCGAGAAAGCACCGGAACCGGAACACGATGAGCTAGGAGAACTTAGAGACA AGTTGTCGTCTGCGATTGACAGTCAGAACCTCGAGGACTTAGAGCGTGCAGTGGATCTAGTGGAGAGCAAGGGTTATGCCACCAAGCTGCACAACGAGCTGAGAGAAGCTAAGGACCTTATTGCCCGTCTGAAGAGGCTCCAAAAGTTGATACATGAG GTGATGACCTTAAACCAGAGAACGATATCTGAGATCCGCTCGTACGCACATCCCATTGCAGAGATACACACGGTGATGCGGGCCACTCTATTGTTGCTAGGCAACCCAGAGGAGGAGACAAAG GACTGGAAGAACGTGCAGGCTGTGATAGGAAAGACGGGGAAGATGTCGCTGAAGAGGAGGATCCAGGAGCTGGACGTGAACAAGCTGAAGGCAGAGACAGTGATGAGGACCAAAGCCCTGCTAAGGGACATCAAGCTCGAAGACATCGTCATTATCAGCGCTGGGGCCGCTACCTTCTATAACTGG tcgAACGGAATGGCAGAAGAGTATGAACAGAGGAAAAGGGAATAA
- the LOC128203666 gene encoding hillarin-like isoform X2, producing MGGGASKPPPSDEPQAWELLTYLPTYGKEFEFSHTHYLYSNDVARLEDFAPPHTAPTRKHEIFDPDQYQHVDERTDAVKDSALEKPLSELIRLLCGDYDDDISKVRALYRWFTSQPVETTAYKKGSKPNTAMYQLWHLKNKRNTYAGLFSLLCWYADLPCAIIRGYLKGSTYEVGQKINKNTHQGEWNAVLVDGNWRFINAFWGACVLSGDEDEDSKNYFYTCDENFFLTDPQQLIYTHFPEEPNWQLIDTKKTIEEFETMVFLKDRFFNLEMRVLSHPYCNTEAKDGEIDIVFGLHPEKSSNHTFLCIPTFFVDKDKHRTKPVELPQKNVQLDFIHRSNENVLSVKVRFPKIGTYKLEIVGKDLAVNQPDYDYDWVAIYKVTVNSIPERQVFFPILEEAGWGPGKIIAELGLEAITHKTGVIKMQPGQLDVKFKIIDHAKFKEANVTYKVSPIGSEDEARLENHPFQQTGDILEASFNVTEGEFKMKISHNLGGGNERNICNYHIISAVPPVVVQQVGSEKAPEPEHDELGELRDKLSSAIDSQNLEDLERAVDLVESKGYATKLHNELREAKDLIARLKRLQKLIHEVMTLNQRTISEIRSYAHPIAEIHTVMRATLLLLGNPEEETKDWKNVQAVIGKTGKMSLKRRIQELDVNKLKAETVMRTKALLRDIKLEDIVIISAGAATFYNWSNGMAEEYEQRKRE from the exons GACGAGCCGCAGGCCTGGGAGCTGCTCACCTATCTGCCGACGTACGGGAAGGAGTTCGAGTTCTCCCACACCCACTATCTGTATTCGAACGACGTCGCGCGACTCGAGGACTTTGCGCCGCCTCACACAGCACCCACGAGAAAACATGAGATCTTCGACCCTGACCAGTACCAGCACGTAGACGAACGCACGGACGCG GTGAAGGACTCTGCCCTGGAGAAACCATTGTCCGAGCTCATCCGACTGCTGTGTGGGGACTATGACGACGACATCTCCAAG GTTCGCGCCCTGTATCGATGGTTTACGTCCCAGCCAGTAGAGACAACGGCCTACAAGAAGGGTAGCAAGCCGAACACCGCCATGTACCAACTCTGGCACCTCAAAAACAAGCGAAACACATACGCTGGCCTCTTCAGTCTCCTTTGCTG GTACGCTGACTTACCGTGCGCTATCATACGGGGCTATCTGAAGGGGTCCACGTACGAGGTTGGTCAGAAGATTAACAAGAACACGCACCAAGGGGAATGGAACGCTGTACTGGTGGATGGAAACTGGCGTTTCATCAACGCTTTCTGGGGCGCATGCGTGCTGTCGGGTGATGAGGACGAAGACTCGAAAA ACTACTTCTACACATGTGACGAGAACTTCTTCCTGACGGACCCCCAGCAGCTCATCTACACACACTTCCCCGAGGAGCCTAACTGGCAGCTCATCGACACGAAAAAAACGATAGAGGAGTTCGAAACCATG GTATTCTTAAAAGACCGGTTTTTTAACCTGGAGATGAGGGTCCTGTCTCATCCATACTGCAACACGGAGGCCAAGGACGGCGAAATAGATATCGTGTTTGGTCTTCACCCAGAGAAATCCAGCAACCACACATTTCTGTGTATCCCAACTTTCTTCGTCGACAAAGACAAACACAGAACCAAACCTGTTGAACTTCCGCAGAAAAACGTCCAGTTGGACTTTATCCACAGATCGAATGAAAATGTTCTGTCAGTGAAAGTGCGGTTTCCAAAAATCGGCACATACAAACTTGAGATAGTCGGAAAGGACTTGGCAGTGAATCAGCCGGACTATGACTATGACTGGGTCGCTATCTACAAGGTGACAGTCAACAGTATTCCGGAGCGGCAGGTGTTTTTCCCTATCCTGGAGGAAGCTGGCTGGGGACCGGGCAAAATCATAGCGGAACTTGGGTTGGAGGCCATCACACACAAAACAGGGGTTATTAAAATGCAGCCAGGCCAGCTGGatgtcaaatttaaaatcattgaccACGCAAAATTCAAGGAAGCTAATGTCACATACAAG GTGTCGCCAATCGGAAGTGAGGACGAGGCCCGCCTTGAGAATCACCCCTTCCAGCAGACTGGAGACATCCTTGAAGCCTCATTCAATGTCACAGAAGGCGAATTCAAAATGAAGATATCACACAACCTTGGAGGAG GTAACGAGCGGAATATCTGTAACTACCACATTATAAGCGCTGTACCACCGGTCGTCGTACAGCAGGTCGGAAGCGAGAAAGCACCGGAACCGGAACACGATGAGCTAGGAGAACTTAGAGACA AGTTGTCGTCTGCGATTGACAGTCAGAACCTCGAGGACTTAGAGCGTGCAGTGGATCTAGTGGAGAGCAAGGGTTATGCCACCAAGCTGCACAACGAGCTGAGAGAAGCTAAGGACCTTATTGCCCGTCTGAAGAGGCTCCAAAAGTTGATACATGAG GTGATGACCTTAAACCAGAGAACGATATCTGAGATCCGCTCGTACGCACATCCCATTGCAGAGATACACACGGTGATGCGGGCCACTCTATTGTTGCTAGGCAACCCAGAGGAGGAGACAAAG GACTGGAAGAACGTGCAGGCTGTGATAGGAAAGACGGGGAAGATGTCGCTGAAGAGGAGGATCCAGGAGCTGGACGTGAACAAGCTGAAGGCAGAGACAGTGATGAGGACCAAAGCCCTGCTAAGGGACATCAAGCTCGAAGACATCGTCATTATCAGCGCTGGGGCCGCTACCTTCTATAACTGG tcgAACGGAATGGCAGAAGAGTATGAACAGAGGAAAAGGGAATAA